The Streptomyces sp. NBC_00335 DNA window CCGGATCAGTTCCCGTACCCGTGCCGGGGTCGCGCCGGCGGCGATCTCGACGGCAAGGGCCACCGGGTCGGTGACGCCGGCCTGGGGCATGAGGGCTTCGAAGGCGCCGCCGAGCCGTCCGTTGACCTCGATGACCTGCGCGCCCTTGGGGGTCAGCTTGATCTCGGTGTGGGTGAGGCCGGTGGTGATGCCGAGCGCGCGGACCGCCCTGGCGGACAGGTCGCGGACCTCGGCGTCGACGGCGTCGCCCAGCACGAGGGGAAAGACGGCGCCGCGTTCGCGGACGGGCGGCGCCATCGGGAGCTTGCCCGAGACGCCCACGCAGACGAGCTCGCCGTCGACGAGGGCGTTCTCGACGGACACGTAGTCGGCGAGCCACTCCCCGGCCGGGGACTCGCCGGTGCCGATGATGGCCTCTTCCAGGACGTAGGGCTGTCCGGAGACCAGTTCGGGCGTGTGGGCGAGCAGGTCGGCATGGCTGTCGAGGAAGAGGGTGTCACGGCTGGACGCCCCGGAGTCGGGCTTGAGGACCGCCGGGTAGACGGCCTCGGCGAGGCTCGCGGGCAGCTCGCCCCCGTAGGTGAAGGCGGTGGTGTCGACGTGTCCGACGCCCTCGCCGTTGAGCCGGAGCCGCTGCAGGTACTTGCTGGTGAGCAGGGAGCAGACGGAGGCGTCGTGGGTGCGCAGGCCGAAGTGCGCACCGATGCGCGTCGCCAGCGGCAGCAGGGCGTCGACGAACGTGACGACGCCGACGGGCGCGTACGGCTCCAACCGGGCCGAAAGTTCCGGGTCCTCGGGGTCGCCGTGGACGACCATCCCGAACCGCTCCAGTACCGACAGGACGGCGGGGGGTTGTGGTACGGCGGCGTCGACGACGAAGACGACTCCGCCGAAGCGTTCGGACGCGGAAGCGATCCGGCTGGGACTGGCCGCGCCCTGCGCGTACGGAACGATGATCACTTGCTGAACCCCCTTGTGGTGCATGCGTGAGAGGCGTCAGCCCCCGCATGCGGGGACGTACGGGGCGAGGGCGGGCCGGGGTCTTCGGCCGGCGGCACCGGCGGCGCTGCCGGAACCGGCGCGAGGTCTGCGAAGAAAGGGCGTGCGCGGGGGCATGGGGCGGCACCGCGTCGGCCCGGGGAGCCGGCAGATCCGTCCTGTGGTGCGGTGGCGTGGGCCCGGTGGGGCCGACCGAGGCGCCCGGTCTGGCGCAAACGGAACTGGAGCTGTCAGCTCGGCCAAGTTATGCGCACGCCAGACCGCCAGTCAAGATCGATTTTCGCGATCCGGGGAATTATCGACCTTTACGCCTGCTCCGCAAATGCGGTCGCTCCATGCAATCCCGGAGGTGAAATACCGACATGACCGAATAGGAGAGGTACTTCAAGGGTGTCCGGCAGCAGCATGCGGGCAGTCCGTTTCGGGGAGCCGATCGGAATAGCGCTCTCCGTTTCGCCGGTCAGAACGTCATGGGGCTCCCGTCCGGGACGTACCGGACACCCCGACAGGGATTCGGTGTTCTCCGTGCATATCCGGTTTACCCCGGCGGGTCGCTGCGGGGGGACTCGCGCCGTGGCGCGCCCGCAGCGGGATCCGGGCCGAAGGCGCACGCGTCGGGCGGCGGACATGTCGGGAGGGCGCCGCGGCGGGCGGCGGCAGGCCGGTGGCACGCCAAAACCCCTTAGCGTGCGGGGGATTTGGGAAGGTCCCTTCCGCAACGGGGCTTGGTCTAGTTCGGTTCCGCGCCTTCTCTGCGCCGTTGCGGCGCTGTGACCTGCATATTCACAAGAAGACCGCGACTTTGAAATCGCCCGGTAACGGAATTGGTTGCGTTCAACAAAAAGATTGATCTTGACGGGTGGCGAGCCCCGTGCCTAACGTTCGCAACGCCACAACGTCTGGCACTACTTTGCGCCAAACAGACTTGGCGTCACGGCTGCGCCTTACAAGGCCCTTGCCGCTTCGGCTTTGCCTAATAGGGCAGCCATCATCACGGCTTTGCCGTGTTCCGCCCCGAGGTTTCGACGGGCGGCCGAGCAGCTTCCGACTGCCCGGCCACCCCAGTGGCGAAACGCGAACGCCGGCGAGACCTACCAAATGCGTAAGGAGTCCCTGTGACCACCGCACCCGCCATCCTGGGCACTGGGTGGGAGATCACTCCCGAATTCACGTTCACCGACCTGGAGTGTACCGCTCTCGAAGAAGCCCTCGGCAGGGTCACCGCCAACCCCTACCGGCTCTACGAGGCACACCTCTTCCAGGTCAACGCGCTGATCGCCGAAGGTGTCGTACCCGAGCGCTTCCGTGCCTACGTGGACTCGCTGGCGACCATCGACCGCGCCGAGCAGCCGGCCGTCGTCATCAAGAACGTGCCGTACGACCGCGAGGTACCCCACTTCGACTTCGACGAGCCCGTCAAGTCCAAGTACGAGCTGAAGAAGACCTTCATCGCCGAGGGCTTCCTCGCCCTGTTCGCCCAGCTCGCGAACACCCCTGGGATCGGCTACGTCAACGTCAACGACGGTGACGTGTACCAGGACATCTACCCCAAGCGGTCGATGAAGGAGAGCCAGTCCCAGAAGGCCCTGAACCGCATCTACTTCCACAAGGACCTGGCGAACCACTTCGTCCGCCCCGACCAAGTCTACATGGTCGGCATGCGCAGCGACCCGGTGAACGAGGTGTACACCTCCTTCGTCCGCAACATCGACGTCATCGCCTCCTTCACCGAGGAAGAGCTGGAGGCGCTGCGCAGCAACGAGTTCTACACGCCCTTCGACGACCTGACGGTCATGGGCGGTTCCCTGGAGCTCGGCGAGGCCGACAAGCACCCGGTCATCGGCGGCGAGGACGACCTGCGGTACTTCGAGAACCGCACCGTCGGCGTGACGGACCGCGCCAAGGCCCTCGTACCCAAGGTCAACGAGGTCCTGCACGCCCACAAGAGCAGGGTGTTCATCGGCCCGGGCGACTTCGTCATCACCTACAACAACCACACCGTGCACGCGAAGGAGGTCGTCAGCGTCGGCGACCCGGACGCGTTGCGCACCCGGTGGATCATCAAGACCGTCAACGTCGACGACATCGATCCGTACCGGGCCCACCTGGTCCCCGGCACGGAGCACCTGATCAACGGCTGACAGCCACCTCGCGCAGCGGCCGAGCGGCCGCCAAGGGGGCAGGGGCGGGGCCGTACTCCGTCACGCACGGCGAACCCCGCCCCCGCGCCGGTGGCCGTCGGCCGTCGACCGCTCCAACGTCGTACGACCGAAGGAGACAGGTCGTGCAGGGTACGAACGACAACACCACTCCGTGCGGGGCGCACCATTGCGGCTGGGCCTGTGGTGCGTGACCCGGGGAGTGCGTGAGGCCCGCACGCCGCCGCTCCGCGCGGCAGCGGCGCCGAGGTCCCCCGTCTCGTACGGGTCGAGCGGGAGCCGGTGCGCCCGGCGCCGGCCCGCCGCCCCGACGGTCCCGGGCGGTTCCCGCCGGGCAGCGTGGACTTCTTCACGCTCTTCTCCTCGTGCGGCCGGCTCCCGGGCATCACGGGACAGGGCGACTACGCCTCCGGCAACGCCTTCCTGGACGCCCTCGCCCCGCACCCGTGCGGCGCAGGGCGACGCGGACACGGTGCGCATCGCGTGGACTTCGTGGCGGGGTGGGTCTCGGCATGCCGACGTCCTCCGAGGTCATCGACGCCGAGCTCGCGGCGCGCGGAACGGCGGACATCGCGGTCGCCGAGGCCACGGTGACGGCGATCGCCGACGACCTGGCGGAGCGCGGGCCCGACGGCCTGACCGGCTGCCGGATCGGCCGGGGCCCGACCCGGCGGTACCACCTGCCCCCTGAAGCCCTGCCCCTGAAGCCCTGAAGGAAACGATGCCCGAAGAAGCCTCGCCGCGCCGGCCGCGGGTCCGCATGGCCATGTCCGATCTGCACGGCTCCGTCGCCGATCCCGCTCTGACCTCGATGACCCTCCTGAACGAGATAGCGGGCAGGTTCCCCGACGCCGTCTCGTTCGCCGCCGGACGCCCGTACGAGGGCTTCTACGCACTGGACGACCTGCCGCGCTATCTGGCGGCCTTCGCCGCACACCTGGAGCGCGAACATTCCCTGTCCCCCTCCCAGGTGCGACGGACCTTCTTCCAGTACGGGCGCACGAAAGGCGTCATCCACGACCTGATCGCCCGCCATCTCGAGATCGACGAGGGTCTGGAGGTGGATCCCGAGTCCATCGTGGTGACCACCGGCTGCCAGGAGGCGATGGTCCTGGTGCTGCGCGCCCTGCACCGTGACCCGCGCGACGTGGCGCTGGCGGCGACGCCGTCGTACGTCGGTTTCATCGGCGCGGCCCGGATCGCCGGCATGCCCGTGCGCGGGGTGGCCGAGGGCCCCGACGGCATCGATCTGGCGGACCTGCGACGGCAGATCCGGGCAGCGAGGTCGGAAGGTGCGCGGCCCCGGGTGGTGTACGTCGTACCGGACTTCGCGAACCCCAGCGGCGTCAGCATGCCGGTGTCGGCACGGCGGGCGCTGCTGGAACTGGCGGCGCGGGAAGACGTGCTGGTCCTGGAGGACAACCCGTACTCGATGTTCCGTCTCGACGGCGAGCGGCCACCGACACTGCGGGCGCTGGACACCGAGAGCCGGGTGGTCTACCTGGGCTCGTTCGCGAAGAGCGCTTTCGCGGGGGCGCGCGTCGGCTACGCGGTCGCGGACCAGGTGGTCGTCGGCGAGGACGGGCGGGAGAGCCTGTTCGCCGACGAACTGGCGAAGCTGAAGAGCATGGTCACGCTGAACACCTCCACCGTGGCGCAGGCCGTGATAGGCGGCTTCCTGGTCGAGAACGGCTGCAACGTCGTCGCCGCCACCACCCGGGAGGCGGCGGTCTACCGGCGCAACCTGCGGGCGGTGCTGGAGGGCCTGGAGAGCCGGTTCGGTCCCACCTGGGCCCATCACGGAGCAGTCGGCTGGAACGCGCCCCGGGGCGGCATGTTCGTCGTCCTGACGCTCCCCTTCCGTGCCGACGACGCGGCCCTGGAGTACTCGGCCT harbors:
- a CDS encoding KR domain-containing protein encodes the protein MDFFTLFSSCGRLPGITGQGDYASGNAFLDALAPHPCGAGRRGHGAHRVDFVAGWVSACRRPPRSSTPSSRRAERRTSRSPRPR
- a CDS encoding aminotransferase-like domain-containing protein; translated protein: MPEEASPRRPRVRMAMSDLHGSVADPALTSMTLLNEIAGRFPDAVSFAAGRPYEGFYALDDLPRYLAAFAAHLEREHSLSPSQVRRTFFQYGRTKGVIHDLIARHLEIDEGLEVDPESIVVTTGCQEAMVLVLRALHRDPRDVALAATPSYVGFIGAARIAGMPVRGVAEGPDGIDLADLRRQIRAARSEGARPRVVYVVPDFANPSGVSMPVSARRALLELAAREDVLVLEDNPYSMFRLDGERPPTLRALDTESRVVYLGSFAKSAFAGARVGYAVADQVVVGEDGRESLFADELAKLKSMVTLNTSTVAQAVIGGFLVENGCNVVAATTREAAVYRRNLRAVLEGLESRFGPTWAHHGAVGWNAPRGGMFVVLTLPFRADDAALEYSASRFGVLWTPMHHFYDGAGGLTQVRLSVSVLTPEEISLGLDRLAKLVDDLL
- a CDS encoding ATP-grasp domain-containing protein, which encodes MIIVPYAQGAASPSRIASASERFGGVVFVVDAAVPQPPAVLSVLERFGMVVHGDPEDPELSARLEPYAPVGVVTFVDALLPLATRIGAHFGLRTHDASVCSLLTSKYLQRLRLNGEGVGHVDTTAFTYGGELPASLAEAVYPAVLKPDSGASSRDTLFLDSHADLLAHTPELVSGQPYVLEEAIIGTGESPAGEWLADYVSVENALVDGELVCVGVSGKLPMAPPVRERGAVFPLVLGDAVDAEVRDLSARAVRALGITTGLTHTEIKLTPKGAQVIEVNGRLGGAFEALMPQAGVTDPVALAVEIAAGATPARVRELIRPAEKVTLVHWAQPPMSATAVDTLTGMPELRRMDGVFAAGRVLAPGSPVDWRRGSIGRVVDVWLEAADLDELATRLAAAERHLDHHITWRNA